The Hypanus sabinus isolate sHypSab1 chromosome 1, sHypSab1.hap1, whole genome shotgun sequence genome contains a region encoding:
- the LOC132400691 gene encoding mitochondrial fission regulator 1-like yields the protein MFLFLFDVIRMFLEYAGVDTNSLQLFWTNRPYGSSRSIIRRIGTNLPLKPCPRAHFQILHSPREVAQNSSEAQNGEVASLADVGWIVGEQVDSFAKLRPIHRQASLPSMRDFKAEPGTSTGDAALEKINVLENELAKLRQQIAMIVMVQEQNSLSAVIPDAAPHCVPPLPPPPPPLPPPPPFQRSMSAIDLIKERRGKKADNEQKICNPKHQMPNMLEVLKDINKVKLRSVKRPVDDLKPKPDQCAENPAALIAAALKRKFAYRYNCDSSDENFSSNSDFKASTEPPKFGQHLLKPTGKRKSSLEITSCS from the exons ATGTTTTTATTCCTGTTTGATGTGATTAGAATGTTCTTGGAATATGCTGGAGTGGACACGAATTCA TTGCAGCTGTTCTGGACAAACAGACCGTATGGTTCATCTCGGAGTATCATTCGAAGAATAGGCACCAACCTACCTCTTAAACCATGTCCTAGAGCTCACTTTCAG ATTCTTCATAGCCCTAGAGAAGTTGCTCAGAATTCATCCGAGGCACAGAATGGTGAAGTTGCTTCCCTGGCTGATGTGGGTTGGATTGTTGGTGAACAAGTTGATTCATTTGCAAAACTGAG ACCTATCCACAGGCAAGCTTCCCTGCCAAGTATGAGGGACTTTAAAGCAGAACCTGGGACATCCACAGGTGATGCAGCACTGGAAAAAATTAACGTACTGGAGAATGAACTTGCTAAGCTAAGGCAGCAGATTGCCATGATTGTGATGGTACAAGAACAAAACAGTCTCTCAGCAG TGATCCCTGATGCTGCTCCTCACTGTGTTCCGCCATTACCGCCGCCACCTCCACCTTTacctcccccacctcctttccaACGGAGCATGTCTGCAATTGACCTCATCAAAGAACGAAGGGGAAAGAAAGCTGACAATGAACAGAAAATATGTAATCCTAAACATCAAATGCCAAACATGTTGGAAGTTCTTAAAGACATCAACAAGGTGAAACTCCGATCAGTGAAGAG ACCTGTTGATGACTTGAAGCCCAAACCAGACCAATGTGCAGAAAATCCAGCAGCTTTAATAGCAGCAGCTTTGAAACGAAAATTTGCATATCGCTACAATTGTGACAGTTCTGATGAAAATTTTTCTTCAAATTCTGACTTCAAGGCAAGCACAGAACCGCCAAAG TTTGGGCAACATTTGCTGAAGCCAACAGGAAAGAGGAAATCGTCATTGGAAATCACATCTTGCTCTTGA